In one Candidatus Dechloromonas phosphoritropha genomic region, the following are encoded:
- a CDS encoding FAD-dependent oxidoreductase, which yields MKVAVIGGGWAGIAAAVELAAAGIDTTLFEAGRVLGGRARSVSVDGRTLDNGQHILLGAYRETLDVMRQVGADPDRLLDRHPLQVVDDAGFRLALPKWPAPLNVAWGLLSAKGVSLREKLATAWWIQGVKARGFRLGKDCTVTEWLDSAGQTGLLRRNLWEPLCLAALNIPAGRASAQIFANILRDSLGSARREDTDLLLSRVNLGQLLPEPAGEWLAAHGATLRLGTRVDGIVASSDQVAVAGEHFSAAIIATAQQHAARLLPDSGSSFDHEPIATVYLQFGSKFRLPFPLFRQTGKYGQWAADRGNGLIGCVLSGHGDWEALADDALASALQSELPIAEAALWHKVIREKRATFSCRPGIARPDCSTSNPRIMLAGDYTWADYPATLEGAVRSGRRAAHALLGKSYDPPP from the coding sequence ATGAAGGTTGCCGTCATCGGCGGCGGCTGGGCGGGCATCGCCGCCGCAGTCGAACTGGCTGCTGCCGGCATCGATACCACGCTGTTCGAAGCGGGCCGCGTCCTCGGCGGCCGCGCACGATCGGTGAGCGTCGATGGCCGAACGCTGGACAACGGCCAGCACATTCTGCTCGGCGCCTATCGCGAGACTCTCGACGTGATGCGCCAGGTCGGCGCCGACCCCGACCGGCTTCTCGACCGGCACCCGCTGCAGGTCGTCGATGATGCCGGCTTTCGCTTGGCTCTGCCGAAATGGCCGGCGCCGCTCAATGTCGCCTGGGGCTTGCTGAGCGCCAAAGGTGTCAGCCTGCGCGAAAAACTGGCGACGGCATGGTGGATACAAGGCGTCAAGGCGCGTGGATTTCGGCTCGGCAAAGACTGCACGGTAACCGAGTGGCTCGACAGCGCCGGCCAGACCGGCCTCCTGCGCCGCAACCTATGGGAGCCGCTGTGTCTCGCCGCGCTGAACATTCCCGCCGGGCGCGCCTCCGCCCAGATCTTCGCCAATATCCTGCGCGACAGCCTGGGTAGCGCTCGCCGGGAAGACACCGATCTGTTGCTGTCGCGTGTCAACCTCGGCCAGTTGCTGCCCGAACCGGCGGGTGAGTGGCTGGCAGCGCATGGCGCGACGCTGCGCCTCGGCACGCGGGTCGACGGCATCGTCGCGAGCAGCGATCAGGTCGCCGTAGCCGGCGAGCATTTCTCGGCTGCGATCATCGCTACCGCCCAGCAGCATGCCGCCAGGCTGTTGCCGGACAGCGGCTCAAGTTTCGACCATGAACCAATTGCCACGGTCTACCTACAATTCGGGTCGAAATTCCGCCTGCCCTTCCCACTCTTCAGGCAGACCGGAAAATACGGGCAGTGGGCGGCGGACCGCGGCAACGGCCTGATCGGCTGTGTCTTGAGCGGTCATGGCGACTGGGAGGCGCTCGCCGACGACGCTCTCGCCAGCGCGCTGCAATCCGAACTGCCGATCGCCGAAGCAGCGCTCTGGCACAAGGTGATCCGCGAAAAGCGCGCCACCTTCTCCTGCCGGCCGGGCATCGCGCGGCCCGACTGCAGCACCTCGAATCCGCGAATCATGCTGGCGGGCGATTACACCTGGGCCGACTACCCGGCGACGCTGGAAGGCGCCGTGCGCAGCGGCCGCCGCGCCGCCCACGCGCTGCTCGGAAAAAGCTACGATCCGCCGCCATGA
- a CDS encoding IS256 family transposase translates to MAQRVEHHPLDARFAVLLNNGLDGAGEALRILVNEASRIERKLFLNAQPHERTVERSDYANGFKPKTMMTRVGELTFEVPQVRGGGFYPSALEKGSRTEQALNIALAEMYVQGVSTRKVITVLQALLGPEVSISSTQVSRAAEQLDAGLAVWRERPLDETPYVFLDARYAPKEVLLGDERVREGGQLVDCAVLVAVGITQTGHRRVLGVSVALSEAEVHWRAFLDSLVRRGLKGVKMIIADAHAGLNAARRATLHSVPWQRCQFHLQQNAQSYVTRLDQRKPVAQRIRAIFNAPDKTEAERLLRQAIEAWRTEAPKLAQWAEENLPEGFAVFNWPVAQRVRLRTTNGLERINREIKRRTRVASIFPNTASCLRLVSALLAECDEEWMTRKIYLNLKD, encoded by the coding sequence ATGGCACAACGCGTAGAACATCACCCTCTGGATGCCCGTTTTGCGGTGCTGCTAAACAACGGTCTGGATGGCGCCGGCGAAGCACTGCGCATTCTGGTCAACGAGGCCAGCCGGATTGAGCGCAAACTTTTTCTCAATGCCCAGCCCCATGAACGTACCGTCGAGCGCTCTGATTACGCCAACGGCTTCAAGCCCAAAACGATGATGACCCGGGTTGGCGAACTAACCTTCGAGGTGCCACAGGTGCGCGGCGGCGGCTTCTACCCCAGCGCCCTGGAGAAAGGGTCGCGGACCGAGCAGGCGCTCAATATCGCCTTGGCCGAAATGTATGTACAGGGGGTTTCCACACGCAAGGTGATCACCGTCCTGCAAGCCCTGCTCGGGCCAGAGGTGTCGATTTCGTCGACGCAGGTGAGTCGTGCCGCCGAACAACTGGATGCCGGGTTGGCCGTCTGGCGTGAGCGACCGCTCGATGAAACGCCTTATGTCTTTCTCGATGCGCGGTACGCCCCGAAGGAAGTCCTCTTGGGGGACGAGCGGGTGCGCGAGGGCGGGCAGCTGGTCGACTGTGCCGTGCTGGTGGCGGTCGGCATCACGCAGACCGGGCATCGCCGGGTGCTGGGTGTCTCGGTTGCCTTGTCCGAGGCAGAGGTGCATTGGCGGGCTTTCCTGGATAGTCTGGTGCGGCGAGGACTCAAGGGCGTCAAGATGATCATCGCCGATGCGCATGCCGGTCTCAATGCGGCACGCCGCGCCACCTTGCACAGCGTACCCTGGCAACGTTGCCAGTTCCACCTGCAACAGAACGCGCAGTCGTATGTCACCCGCCTTGATCAGCGCAAACCGGTGGCGCAGCGGATTCGGGCGATCTTCAATGCACCGGACAAAACCGAAGCGGAGCGCCTCTTGCGTCAGGCGATCGAGGCCTGGCGGACCGAGGCGCCCAAACTGGCCCAGTGGGCCGAGGAGAATCTGCCCGAGGGGTTCGCTGTCTTTAATTGGCCAGTGGCCCAACGCGTCCGGTTACGCACGACCAACGGCCTCGAACGCATTAACCGCGAGATCAAACGTCGTACCCGAGTTGCTTCCATATTCCCCAATACCGCATCCTGCCTCCGCCTCGTCTCGGCACTGCTCGCCGAATGCGATGAGGAGTGGATGACCAGGAAAATCTATCTCAACCTCAAAGACTGA